From Oceanipulchritudo coccoides, the proteins below share one genomic window:
- a CDS encoding beta-propeller domain-containing protein yields the protein MKVKCLYVGAALWMVGQSGLLAQTNAVEVRVSDAIQQVRVEALDSDTGRWLAIASGYRDHTDSGWLKIALPEEFETHQLRVMGTDAVSPFAGKMESARSAGTTFVAYPPSQYRGWGPEAVVDANTMGTEEPVIEEADIWAWNGPTLYFYNQYRGLQVIDLENPLAPEWQDYFRYPARGEDLYAMENGRIILIGTGNYWSNDSVALQFLQFDGSEVSLDETVELEAGQYLDSRRYGDYLYVMTREWRRELNPNGQESQYPLIRLYTVALGDLVAERVVDVQTFASNGWLDAVLTAQPDGILLSLNKWENRAVDFRYRWRSEVHVLVPGADGVPELVGVAPLAGIVHDKFKMNFRNGLLTTVSQQADWTTGAFSRVTKLENFALGDSGFTKVGSLDLAPGETLFATRFYEDTVYVVTFEFVDPLFAIDNSIPSQPKVVGELIVPGWSNYIEWVDDQLFAVGIEERRLTVSIFDVADPTNMSLKSRVNLSEDSWAFSEAQYDDQAISFFPEKKLLMLPFSSWSWEKQEQIQAMQLISWDDTGLQLRGAIQHIDVPRRGTLLDSTVVTVSGREVVTTDINDPDLPVEGGKATLAWNVSRLIPHEEYLLQLETPSANYWGYWRSPYDPNALMEPILFVTSKDSPNIPAAEVPLAAGRLLGAVVQSDRLLLLQDVTVYPEDDYWNIPEKQDIVARLYSLADPLNPVLMNEDLLSGSPYLGGAFVPHQAGDSVIWSSSVPRYDYFIDFRYDAIWPGPYLYGGQLSYLVTEYSPLIDMVKIGASHVYATSAQWSNASSWFWEEPLLIASMSEYVEYQGPDGYPEYQAKNHLIAVDFTIPSEPLQLARAKIPADLRAVEAVGSGREYFLYFEPDYRMVETWAWDGAIAFPLFKQILGTNDPSKESSYTLAWMPPFHLRSRYLYLDGEYKNSLEVWIHNFSANRFFRLNEFDYVGQWLGNNAVLEPFYLQSTNETLDLFKGDAQTKKFEKVASMLLDIPYYYGLELGQTILDANRAYVPFGLYGVETFVFDDPLPLDMAPRYQQLEAVAGWRELSGSSWQIVTMNNVDNAGVLNEYNWLYRPDSMRELDAMATDLGDFNRESAWFGRYAHAANAPEWISHVEHGALYSYVPDDVEAEGLFLLYHDFGIVWTHPSVWPFFYSYQRDEWIHYVEASATEGHRWFYGLSSGWMNRNK from the coding sequence ATGAAAGTGAAATGTTTATATGTCGGCGCGGCCCTTTGGATGGTCGGCCAAAGTGGGTTATTAGCCCAAACTAATGCGGTAGAGGTACGGGTATCCGACGCTATCCAGCAGGTCAGAGTGGAGGCTCTGGATTCCGACACGGGTCGCTGGCTGGCAATTGCCTCGGGCTATCGGGACCACACCGATTCAGGCTGGCTCAAGATTGCTCTTCCTGAGGAATTTGAGACTCACCAGCTCCGGGTGATGGGGACAGATGCTGTCTCGCCTTTTGCCGGTAAGATGGAGTCTGCCCGCTCCGCGGGTACGACCTTTGTGGCCTATCCGCCCTCGCAGTATCGTGGCTGGGGACCTGAGGCTGTTGTTGATGCCAATACCATGGGAACCGAAGAGCCGGTGATTGAAGAGGCCGATATCTGGGCATGGAATGGCCCGACGCTCTATTTTTATAATCAATACCGTGGGTTGCAGGTCATTGATTTGGAAAATCCCCTGGCACCGGAATGGCAGGATTATTTCCGATATCCCGCGCGGGGAGAAGACCTCTACGCAATGGAAAATGGCCGCATCATCCTAATTGGAACAGGCAATTACTGGTCCAACGACAGTGTTGCGCTCCAGTTTCTACAATTCGACGGATCGGAAGTGTCTCTTGATGAAACAGTCGAGCTTGAGGCGGGGCAATATCTGGATAGCCGCCGATACGGAGATTACCTGTATGTCATGACCCGTGAGTGGCGTCGCGAACTCAATCCAAATGGTCAGGAGAGCCAGTATCCGCTCATTCGCTTGTACACCGTTGCCCTTGGCGATTTGGTGGCCGAGAGGGTTGTCGATGTACAGACTTTCGCAAGCAATGGGTGGTTGGACGCGGTGCTGACAGCTCAGCCTGACGGGATCCTCCTGAGTCTAAACAAATGGGAAAACCGTGCCGTGGACTTTCGATACCGCTGGCGCTCTGAAGTGCACGTGCTTGTGCCGGGTGCGGACGGCGTACCCGAATTGGTCGGGGTAGCTCCCTTGGCTGGAATTGTCCATGACAAGTTCAAGATGAATTTCCGCAACGGGTTGCTGACGACTGTTTCGCAGCAGGCCGATTGGACGACGGGCGCATTCTCGCGCGTCACTAAACTGGAGAATTTCGCCCTTGGAGATTCGGGATTCACCAAGGTTGGTTCGCTTGACCTGGCACCGGGAGAGACGCTTTTCGCGACCCGCTTTTACGAGGATACGGTCTATGTGGTCACTTTTGAATTTGTCGATCCGCTGTTTGCCATCGACAACAGCATCCCTTCGCAACCAAAAGTTGTGGGTGAGCTTATTGTTCCTGGTTGGTCCAACTATATTGAGTGGGTGGACGATCAGCTTTTTGCAGTTGGTATTGAGGAACGCCGCCTGACGGTGTCCATCTTCGATGTCGCCGACCCGACGAACATGAGCCTGAAAAGCCGTGTCAACCTGAGTGAGGACTCATGGGCCTTCAGCGAGGCCCAATATGATGACCAGGCAATCTCCTTCTTCCCCGAGAAGAAACTTTTGATGCTGCCCTTCAGTTCATGGTCATGGGAGAAGCAGGAGCAAATCCAAGCGATGCAACTGATCAGCTGGGATGATACCGGCCTGCAACTGCGCGGAGCCATACAGCATATTGATGTGCCCCGTCGGGGAACCTTGCTGGACTCAACTGTAGTGACTGTGTCCGGGCGTGAAGTTGTCACCACTGACATCAATGACCCTGACCTGCCTGTTGAAGGTGGAAAGGCAACCCTGGCTTGGAATGTCAGTCGCTTGATCCCGCACGAGGAGTATTTGCTACAGCTTGAGACGCCCAGTGCCAACTACTGGGGGTATTGGCGTTCTCCTTATGATCCCAATGCCTTGATGGAACCAATTCTTTTTGTCACCTCCAAGGACAGCCCGAATATTCCAGCCGCCGAGGTTCCTCTCGCTGCAGGCCGGTTGCTCGGGGCGGTTGTCCAATCTGACAGGCTGTTGCTCCTTCAGGATGTGACAGTGTATCCAGAAGACGACTACTGGAACATCCCGGAAAAACAGGACATCGTGGCGCGCCTTTACAGCCTGGCTGATCCGCTTAATCCGGTCCTCATGAACGAAGACCTGCTTTCCGGCAGCCCATATCTCGGAGGAGCATTCGTTCCACATCAGGCTGGCGACAGTGTGATCTGGTCCAGCTCAGTGCCTCGCTATGACTACTTCATCGATTTTCGCTATGACGCCATCTGGCCGGGTCCATATCTTTATGGCGGACAGCTCTCATATCTCGTTACAGAGTACAGCCCGCTCATTGATATGGTAAAGATTGGGGCATCCCATGTTTACGCGACATCTGCACAGTGGAGCAACGCCTCCTCCTGGTTTTGGGAAGAGCCGCTCTTGATTGCTTCCATGAGTGAATACGTCGAGTATCAGGGACCGGATGGATATCCGGAATATCAGGCAAAGAATCACCTGATCGCGGTTGATTTCACAATTCCCAGCGAACCGCTGCAACTCGCCAGGGCCAAGATTCCTGCCGACTTGCGCGCTGTCGAAGCTGTCGGAAGCGGGCGGGAATACTTCCTCTATTTCGAGCCTGATTACAGAATGGTGGAAACGTGGGCATGGGACGGGGCAATCGCCTTCCCGCTTTTCAAGCAGATACTTGGCACCAATGACCCAAGTAAGGAATCCTCCTATACGCTTGCATGGATGCCGCCGTTCCATCTCCGAAGCCGTTATTTGTATCTGGATGGAGAGTACAAAAATTCGCTTGAGGTCTGGATTCACAATTTCTCCGCAAACCGGTTTTTCCGGCTGAATGAGTTCGATTATGTCGGCCAATGGCTTGGGAACAACGCAGTTCTGGAACCGTTCTATCTCCAGTCAACTAACGAAACCCTGGATCTATTCAAGGGCGATGCCCAGACGAAGAAATTCGAAAAGGTGGCCTCCATGCTCCTCGACATTCCGTATTACTACGGACTGGAACTCGGGCAGACCATCCTTGATGCGAACCGGGCTTATGTTCCATTCGGCCTTTACGGTGTAGAGACTTTTGTATTCGACGATCCGCTTCCCCTCGATATGGCCCCTCGCTACCAACAGCTTGAGGCCGTCGCCGGTTGGCGTGAATTATCCGGTTCAAGCTGGCAAATTGTCACCATGAACAATGTTGATAATGCAGGTGTCCTGAACGAGTACAATTGGCTCTATCGGCCCGATTCAATGCGGGAATTGGATGCCATGGCGACCGATTTAGGGGATTTCAACCGTGAATCCGCTTGGTTCGGTCGATATGCGCACGCTGCCAATGCACCCGAATGGATCAGTCATGTTGAGCATGGCGCGCTGTATTCCTATGTCCCGGATGATGTGGAAGCGGAGGGTCTGTTCCTCCTGTACCACGATTTTGGGATTGTCTGGACGCATCCCTCGGTGTGGCCCTTCTTCTACAGCTACCAGCGTGATGAGTGGATTCATTACGTGGAGGCAAGCGCAACAGAAGGCCACCGATGGTTCTATGGACTCAGCAGTGGTTGGATGAACCGGAACAAGTAG
- a CDS encoding insulinase family protein: MKQLLSPVLLLIITFSALQAIGTLEKHPLDNSESETLILDNGLKVILVSDPDLNISSASIAVDVGSYMDPENAQGLAHFLEHMLFLGTEKYPDAGEYTEYLTQNGGYSNAYTAGDHTNYHFQVFPDAFEGALDRFAQFFIAPLFTEEFTERELNAVDSEFEKNLESDSWRGYRMFAIHTKEGHPEHSFNIGNKDSLINASREQLIEFYETYYSANQMALSLVSTHSIDQMESWVRDKFSPVKSSGRDALRYPPDYLEDEEAVRIIRMKAIEDQRLLNIYFNTPSVRSDWDAKSESMIGFIIGYEGKGSLLSSLKAENLATSLGSSVWDETGDYSTTVFSIGLTPAGQANSERVLELVASYLEMMRQSPYPEFLYEEQAMMAGLRRLYTDKGEGADRATQLANRGLQLPLEFAENAPTLYLRQDPDFYFEFLNYLRPENMLVSISAKDMETDQEEEIFGIEYSYVELTGEIYDRLANPEIVEGQTLPNPNPFVPENVDLLPERPVLLINEPGLSLYYGQDQEFQRPKTAMHFKVRLPDTDYSVEDAVLMEFYQAVVREKVNEIGYDALMAELGYVISASSEGVSVSLFGYTESARKLLPFLVDALQNFEIEKARFDAIKERMVRGWQNARFDNAYSYVRYFTSQATFKDYYLPAQKAAAAESIELADVYAHGAQLFESGNIEALVYGSVSAAQAVEMARTLKASLEIKAIDNPYENQVLAFDSGNQLVYKEVLPTNNSVFRKDYLVGPATPENRVAAAVLSNLTQAPYYSEMRTRQQLGYVVWSFNFNLKDTTRLGFVIQSGDYDPVELVRRSDELVSTFPEMLRSMPEDAFKKAKEAVRSELEKKDKTILEKATRFYQIAYEHGANWSRRADALAALDDLTMEDVVAFLESTIDPEQAQSQLILLFARQEAELADEVEAVTNLDDWKAGQSYREVTKL; this comes from the coding sequence ATGAAACAATTACTGTCCCCTGTTTTACTTCTAATTATTACATTTTCGGCCCTACAGGCCATCGGAACCCTTGAAAAGCACCCGCTCGATAACTCCGAATCAGAAACCCTCATTCTCGATAATGGTCTCAAGGTCATCCTGGTTTCCGATCCGGACCTGAATATTTCATCGGCCTCGATTGCGGTTGATGTCGGCTCCTACATGGATCCGGAAAACGCCCAGGGCCTGGCACACTTTCTGGAGCACATGCTCTTTCTGGGAACTGAAAAATATCCTGACGCTGGTGAATATACGGAATACCTGACCCAAAACGGTGGCTACAGCAACGCCTACACCGCCGGCGATCATACCAACTACCATTTTCAGGTCTTCCCTGATGCCTTCGAAGGCGCCCTCGACCGCTTTGCCCAGTTCTTTATTGCTCCACTATTCACTGAGGAGTTCACCGAGCGCGAACTCAATGCAGTTGATTCAGAGTTTGAAAAGAACCTGGAAAGCGACAGCTGGCGCGGTTACCGCATGTTTGCCATCCATACAAAGGAGGGGCATCCAGAGCACAGCTTTAACATTGGAAACAAGGATTCCCTGATCAATGCCAGCCGCGAACAACTGATTGAGTTCTACGAAACATACTATTCAGCCAACCAGATGGCCCTGAGTCTGGTTTCAACGCATTCCATCGACCAGATGGAGTCATGGGTCCGGGACAAGTTCAGCCCGGTCAAGAGTAGCGGACGCGACGCCCTGCGCTACCCGCCAGACTATTTGGAAGACGAAGAAGCTGTGCGCATCATTCGAATGAAGGCCATCGAGGATCAGCGACTTCTTAACATCTATTTCAACACGCCAAGTGTCCGAAGTGACTGGGATGCAAAATCCGAATCCATGATTGGCTTTATCATTGGCTACGAGGGAAAAGGAAGCCTCCTTTCCAGTTTGAAGGCGGAGAATCTGGCCACTTCCCTCGGGTCCTCCGTGTGGGATGAAACAGGTGATTATAGCACGACGGTCTTTTCCATTGGGTTGACCCCGGCCGGACAAGCCAATTCGGAACGGGTTCTTGAGCTTGTCGCCAGTTACCTGGAGATGATGCGCCAGTCACCCTACCCTGAATTTCTCTACGAGGAACAGGCCATGATGGCTGGCCTGCGCCGGCTTTACACGGACAAGGGAGAAGGGGCAGACCGGGCGACCCAGCTCGCCAACCGCGGCTTGCAGCTGCCGCTTGAGTTCGCGGAAAACGCACCCACCCTTTACCTCCGTCAGGATCCGGATTTCTATTTCGAATTCCTCAATTACCTTCGCCCGGAGAACATGCTGGTGAGCATTTCCGCCAAGGATATGGAAACCGATCAGGAAGAGGAAATTTTTGGGATCGAATACAGTTATGTTGAATTGACTGGTGAGATCTACGACCGACTTGCCAACCCGGAAATTGTCGAAGGGCAAACCCTGCCCAATCCAAATCCTTTTGTTCCGGAAAATGTCGATTTGCTCCCTGAGCGCCCAGTGCTGCTCATCAATGAACCGGGACTAAGCCTGTATTATGGGCAGGACCAGGAGTTCCAACGCCCGAAAACTGCCATGCACTTCAAGGTGCGGCTTCCCGATACGGATTATTCGGTTGAAGATGCTGTCCTCATGGAATTCTACCAGGCAGTTGTCCGGGAAAAGGTGAACGAAATTGGATATGATGCCCTCATGGCCGAGTTGGGGTACGTCATCAGCGCTTCATCGGAAGGTGTCTCTGTATCCCTTTTTGGATACACGGAATCAGCTCGAAAATTACTGCCATTCCTTGTTGATGCCTTGCAAAATTTTGAAATTGAGAAGGCGCGCTTTGACGCGATCAAGGAACGCATGGTTCGCGGGTGGCAGAATGCCCGATTCGACAACGCCTACTCATACGTGCGCTATTTTACTTCCCAGGCGACCTTCAAGGATTATTACCTGCCGGCACAAAAAGCAGCAGCCGCTGAATCCATCGAGTTGGCGGATGTCTATGCCCACGGCGCTCAACTCTTTGAATCGGGCAATATTGAAGCACTTGTTTACGGAAGTGTCTCCGCCGCACAAGCGGTGGAAATGGCTCGTACGCTCAAGGCATCACTTGAAATCAAGGCGATTGATAATCCATACGAAAATCAGGTCCTCGCTTTCGATTCTGGCAACCAGCTTGTCTACAAGGAGGTTTTGCCAACGAATAATTCGGTGTTCCGGAAGGACTACCTGGTCGGACCGGCCACCCCGGAGAATCGCGTTGCAGCAGCGGTCCTGAGCAACCTGACGCAGGCCCCCTACTATTCCGAAATGCGAACCCGGCAGCAATTGGGATATGTTGTCTGGTCCTTCAATTTCAACCTGAAGGATACTACCCGATTGGGATTTGTCATCCAGTCCGGAGATTACGACCCAGTTGAACTGGTCCGGCGCTCCGATGAACTTGTCTCAACTTTTCCCGAGATGCTCAGGAGCATGCCAGAGGACGCCTTCAAGAAGGCCAAGGAGGCTGTTCGCTCGGAGCTCGAAAAGAAGGACAAGACCATTCTCGAGAAGGCGACCCGGTTCTACCAGATTGCCTACGAGCATGGAGCAAACTGGTCCCGGCGCGCTGACGCCCTCGCTGCCCTCGACGATCTGACTATGGAAGATGTGGTCGCCTTTCTTGAATCCACAATTGATCCGGAACAGGCGCAGTCACAATTGATCCTCCTGTTCGCCCGTCAGGAAGCTGAGCTGGCTGATGAAGTCGAAGCGGTCACCAACCTCGACGACTGGAAAGCCGGACAGTCCTACCGGGAAGTCACGAAGCTGTAG
- a CDS encoding glycosyltransferase — translation MKLALFTNTYSPHVGGVAKSVAALVKGMRARNHEVLVVAPEFENQPKDELSVVRIPSIHNFNGTDFSFKLPSGNRIGEAIKAFHPDIIHSHHPFLLGDAAMRMAHQWQVPIVFTHHTRYEDYVHYVIDDFEYLERLAIELATEYANLCDRVIAPSNSIKDLITKRGVKVPVSSIPTGIDHEQFKSGDGLKIRKQLGIAEDRFVIGHVGRLANEKNLPYLVEAVCAYLKGAQDAEFLLVGKGDSLDRIKATMHEERLDKRVHYLGKLDRQDLVDSYHAMDLFAFSSKSETQGMVLAEAMAAGTPVIALDASGSRDIINDWKNGRLMPEASNPESFARGIGELRKLASENSQELHENMRTTAEKFSESACLYRVEALYHELREEEQISPDIKSFDRFANRIEAEWEIAISRARAIGVALRGAD, via the coding sequence ATGAAATTGGCACTATTCACTAATACCTATTCACCCCATGTCGGGGGCGTGGCAAAGTCTGTTGCGGCTCTTGTGAAGGGCATGCGCGCACGCAACCATGAAGTCCTTGTCGTGGCACCGGAATTTGAAAACCAACCGAAGGACGAGCTTTCAGTTGTCAGGATTCCCTCGATCCACAATTTCAACGGAACTGATTTCTCGTTCAAGCTGCCCAGCGGAAATAGGATAGGGGAAGCGATCAAGGCCTTTCATCCGGATATAATCCATAGTCATCATCCATTCCTCCTGGGCGATGCGGCCATGCGAATGGCGCATCAGTGGCAGGTTCCCATTGTCTTCACCCACCATACCCGCTACGAGGATTATGTCCACTATGTCATTGATGATTTCGAGTACCTGGAGCGTCTGGCAATCGAATTGGCAACCGAGTATGCGAATCTCTGTGACCGGGTGATCGCCCCCAGTAACAGTATCAAGGATCTCATTACAAAACGCGGCGTCAAGGTCCCGGTCTCGTCGATTCCAACTGGTATCGATCACGAACAATTCAAATCAGGCGACGGGCTCAAGATTCGCAAGCAACTGGGAATTGCCGAGGACCGGTTTGTCATAGGGCATGTCGGTCGGCTCGCTAATGAAAAAAACCTGCCGTATCTGGTTGAAGCGGTGTGCGCTTATTTGAAAGGGGCGCAGGATGCTGAGTTTCTCCTCGTCGGAAAAGGGGATAGCCTTGATCGTATCAAAGCCACGATGCATGAAGAGAGACTCGATAAGCGAGTCCATTATCTCGGCAAGTTAGACCGGCAGGACCTTGTCGACAGCTATCATGCGATGGACTTGTTTGCCTTTTCCTCCAAGTCCGAGACGCAGGGAATGGTCCTTGCTGAGGCCATGGCTGCAGGAACCCCGGTAATCGCCCTCGATGCTTCAGGATCTCGCGATATTATCAATGACTGGAAAAACGGCCGCCTGATGCCGGAGGCCAGCAATCCGGAATCCTTTGCCAGAGGAATCGGCGAGTTGCGCAAACTGGCCTCCGAAAACAGCCAGGAGTTGCATGAAAACATGAGGACAACCGCCGAAAAATTTTCAGAGTCCGCCTGCCTTTACCGGGTGGAAGCACTTTATCACGAGTTACGTGAGGAGGAGCAGATCTCTCCGGACATAAAATCCTTCGACCGCTTTGCCAACCGGATTGAAGCGGAATGGGAAATTGCCATCAGCCGGGCACGGGCAATCGGTGTGGCATTGCGAGGCGCTGATTGA
- a CDS encoding redoxin domain-containing protein — MLATPFTILGFALVSCNPQVMCSTDQPANTSVYQPGHLEPLDSASQLRVGDKAPDFILPSLSGSEVRLYDELAKHPVVITFVPAAWTPVCSEQWPGYNVAQPLFEELGVCLMGITTDNLPTLYAWTQEMGGVWFKVLSDFYPHGQVCSEFGILRSDGTSERALFVIDQEGVIRYIDIHNINERPPLEDLIEALKKL, encoded by the coding sequence ATGCTCGCAACCCCATTCACTATTCTCGGATTTGCCCTTGTTTCCTGCAATCCGCAGGTCATGTGTAGCACCGACCAGCCCGCCAATACCTCCGTCTACCAGCCCGGCCATCTTGAGCCGCTCGACAGCGCGAGCCAATTGAGAGTCGGCGATAAGGCTCCAGATTTCATTCTGCCCTCTTTAAGTGGCAGTGAAGTCCGGTTGTATGACGAGTTGGCGAAGCATCCGGTTGTTATCACCTTCGTGCCTGCTGCGTGGACTCCAGTCTGTTCAGAACAATGGCCGGGCTACAATGTGGCCCAACCGCTTTTCGAGGAGCTGGGTGTCTGTTTGATGGGCATCACTACCGACAACCTTCCAACGCTATATGCATGGACCCAGGAAATGGGCGGGGTCTGGTTTAAAGTCCTGTCAGACTTTTACCCGCATGGCCAAGTCTGCTCCGAATTTGGCATTCTGCGCAGTGACGGAACTTCCGAACGTGCCCTTTTTGTCATCGATCAGGAAGGTGTGATTCGCTACATCGACATCCACAACATTAACGAGCGTCCACCGCTCGAAGATTTGATCGAAGCGCTCAAGAAACTGTAG
- a CDS encoding TlpA family protein disulfide reductase: MIVKTGWLAIPASLLLLFGCQTSIEESTQVAAPAKEEILSHEILTPDADVWVLTFFDLYCVACQQSADNFAKLNTMLSEQPMDETVRVLGIGTGDTAFEVEVFLKRYPLGYRCIPDPDTALKYPFSLRGTPTVLVLKPSGNGWREVYRHEGRFRSDDLNMVLESVR, translated from the coding sequence ATGATAGTGAAGACAGGCTGGCTGGCCATCCCGGCCAGCCTGCTCCTTCTATTTGGATGCCAGACTTCCATTGAAGAAAGCACACAGGTCGCGGCACCGGCAAAGGAGGAGATCTTGTCACATGAGATCCTGACTCCTGATGCGGACGTGTGGGTGTTGACATTTTTTGATCTGTATTGTGTCGCCTGCCAGCAGTCAGCCGACAATTTTGCCAAGCTGAACACAATGCTCTCAGAGCAGCCAATGGACGAGACGGTCCGCGTGCTGGGCATTGGAACCGGAGACACCGCCTTCGAGGTGGAGGTCTTCCTCAAGCGATATCCCTTGGGTTACCGTTGCATTCCTGATCCGGACACGGCCTTGAAATATCCATTTTCGTTAAGAGGGACCCCGACGGTGCTGGTCCTGAAGCCATCCGGTAACGGCTGGCGCGAAGTATACCGGCACGAGGGCCGCTTTCGCAGCGATGACCTCAATATGGTGCTTGAATCCGTCCGCTGA
- a CDS encoding OmpP1/FadL family transporter, translated as MKRHTLTTLLIGSALLGSSVLQATNGDNLIAIGPKARAMGGASIAYPQDAITAVFGNPASLCFTKFCPSTQVDFAGTLFMPDVKASVTNPLMPSESLNVSSDDSVYPIPAIGVAVPFGEDNRGRFGLAAYGVSGLGVDYRNTVIGGTLGSLGQVPPGFDTAPIIAGSYTSLQIMKFAPSVAWQLAPDLSVGVAFHLDYAVLDLGQGSSSGYGYGVQLGLAYRPSENIALGLVYTSPQEVNHENVISLGGPLQDLKLENPQQIGVGVAYEANEGALVLAADVKWINWGDATGYSDFDWRNQTVIALGIQYEAIKDKLVLRVGYNYGKNPVKENNGWDGSFDFNTGMPNDMTVVQDLVMPTYFYETFRVIGFPAVVESHVTAGLTYHYSERFALSLAFMKALEEDISESGTGPTGAPTTLKSTLSETSIEFGLSWKF; from the coding sequence ATGAAACGACACACACTAACAACACTCCTGATCGGATCCGCTTTATTGGGTTCATCAGTCTTGCAAGCCACCAATGGCGACAACTTGATTGCCATAGGTCCAAAAGCACGCGCAATGGGAGGCGCCTCCATCGCCTACCCACAAGATGCGATCACCGCCGTTTTTGGTAATCCGGCCTCACTGTGCTTCACAAAGTTCTGCCCGTCGACACAAGTAGACTTTGCCGGCACGCTTTTCATGCCCGACGTGAAGGCATCGGTGACCAATCCACTCATGCCGAGTGAGTCGTTGAATGTCAGTAGTGACGACAGCGTATACCCAATTCCGGCAATCGGGGTGGCAGTCCCATTCGGCGAGGACAATCGTGGCCGGTTCGGACTGGCAGCATACGGGGTCAGCGGCCTCGGTGTTGATTACCGCAATACAGTCATCGGTGGCACCCTCGGCAGCCTTGGACAGGTCCCCCCCGGGTTTGATACAGCACCGATCATTGCCGGCAGCTATACCAGCCTGCAAATCATGAAATTCGCGCCAAGTGTCGCCTGGCAGTTGGCCCCAGACCTCTCCGTCGGGGTGGCTTTTCATCTTGATTACGCGGTTCTTGACCTTGGCCAGGGATCTTCGAGCGGCTACGGTTACGGCGTTCAGCTGGGCCTTGCCTATCGTCCCAGCGAAAATATCGCCTTGGGCCTGGTCTACACGAGTCCACAGGAAGTCAATCACGAGAACGTGATTTCCCTCGGTGGCCCCTTGCAGGATCTCAAACTGGAAAACCCGCAGCAGATTGGTGTGGGCGTAGCCTATGAAGCCAACGAAGGCGCACTGGTTCTAGCCGCTGATGTAAAGTGGATCAACTGGGGCGACGCAACGGGTTACTCCGACTTTGACTGGAGAAACCAGACTGTCATCGCACTGGGTATCCAGTATGAAGCAATCAAGGACAAGCTGGTCCTCCGCGTGGGATACAATTATGGCAAAAACCCGGTCAAGGAGAACAATGGCTGGGATGGCAGCTTCGATTTCAACACAGGCATGCCGAATGACATGACCGTCGTGCAGGACCTTGTCATGCCGACTTACTTCTACGAAACATTCCGCGTTATCGGCTTCCCCGCTGTTGTTGAATCCCATGTGACAGCCGGTTTGACATACCACTATTCCGAACGCTTTGCCCTGAGCCTTGCGTTTATGAAAGCGCTCGAAGAGGACATCAGCGAGTCGGGCACCGGGCCGACCGGAGCACCGACAACCCTCAAGTCCACACTGAGCGAGACCAGTATTGAGTTTGGTCTCAGCTGGAAATTCTAA
- a CDS encoding DsrE/DsrF/DrsH-like family protein — MSEPIKKVSIVVSKGSLEGVYPGLIMANGARMEGIEASLFFTFFGLHAIVKKKMEKLKVATVGNPALCVPDAMGFPMPTILGAIPGMSAFATHMMKKEMDKLDIPPVGEFIEMISDAGGEIFACKATVDMFHLKPEDFCPQMDRVLTVGEFYELSAGSQIIFT, encoded by the coding sequence ATGAGCGAACCCATTAAAAAAGTCTCAATCGTCGTCTCCAAGGGATCCCTCGAAGGGGTCTATCCCGGACTGATCATGGCCAACGGGGCCCGCATGGAAGGAATCGAGGCCAGCCTCTTTTTCACCTTCTTCGGTCTGCACGCCATCGTGAAGAAGAAGATGGAAAAGTTGAAGGTGGCCACGGTGGGCAACCCCGCCCTTTGCGTACCGGATGCCATGGGCTTCCCAATGCCGACCATCCTCGGGGCAATTCCCGGAATGTCGGCCTTTGCCACGCATATGATGAAGAAGGAAATGGACAAGCTCGACATACCCCCGGTCGGTGAGTTCATCGAGATGATCAGTGATGCCGGCGGCGAGATTTTTGCCTGCAAGGCAACAGTCGACATGTTCCATCTCAAACCGGAAGACTTCTGCCCGCAAATGGACAGGGTCCTGACGGTCGGTGAGTTCTACGAACTGTCCGCCGGTTCACAGATTATCTTTACCTGA
- a CDS encoding TusE/DsrC/DsvC family sulfur relay protein, whose product MATKELAGSSVEVNEEGYLTDRTQWNEAVAAALATEEGIELSDEHWKVLKFIESDFAEKQAVPGMRRLNKVGGIPTKDLYRLFPGGPIKKAARIAGFPKPASCV is encoded by the coding sequence ATGGCTACGAAAGAACTCGCTGGAAGCAGCGTTGAAGTGAACGAGGAAGGTTACCTGACCGACCGTACGCAATGGAATGAGGCTGTGGCTGCGGCCCTCGCAACCGAAGAAGGTATTGAGCTGAGCGATGAGCATTGGAAAGTCCTCAAGTTCATTGAGTCAGATTTTGCGGAAAAGCAGGCTGTTCCAGGCATGCGCCGACTGAACAAGGTGGGCGGCATCCCGACAAAGGACCTGTACCGTCTTTTCCCCGGCGGGCCGATCAAGAAAGCTGCGCGTATCGCCGGATTCCCGAAACCAGCCAGTTGCGTTTAA